A stretch of the Thiocystis violascens DSM 198 genome encodes the following:
- the ppk2 gene encoding polyphosphate kinase 2, whose protein sequence is MSIDDTQFDGMDWIRAELEDSLDEDFELELSEPALSMELRKIYKRKHPETLDRVTYFKSLLTLQAELIKLQDWVEHSGEKVAVIFEGRDAAGKGGVIKRITQRLNPRVCRVVALTKPSDRERTQWYFQRYVPHLPSGGEIVLFDRSWYNRSGVERVMGFASPDQVEQFFQDVPEFERMLVRSGIRLIKYWFSITDEEQQLRFLIRIHDPLKQWKLSPMDLQSRVRWEDYTKAKEETFARTNISEAPWFVVEANDKKRARLNCIHHLLEQLPYEEVPHEPVSLPDRIFNPDYERSVLPDEVMVPKCY, encoded by the coding sequence ATGAGCATCGACGACACGCAATTCGACGGCATGGACTGGATCAGGGCCGAGCTTGAGGATTCGCTCGACGAGGATTTCGAGCTGGAACTCTCCGAGCCAGCGCTGTCCATGGAACTGCGCAAGATCTATAAGCGCAAGCATCCCGAGACGCTCGACCGCGTCACCTATTTCAAGTCCTTGCTGACTTTGCAGGCAGAGCTGATCAAGTTACAGGACTGGGTCGAACACTCCGGCGAGAAGGTGGCCGTGATCTTCGAGGGCCGTGACGCGGCCGGCAAGGGCGGCGTGATCAAACGCATCACGCAACGGCTCAACCCGCGTGTGTGCCGCGTGGTCGCGCTGACCAAGCCGAGTGACCGCGAGCGCACGCAGTGGTACTTCCAGCGCTACGTTCCGCATCTGCCTTCCGGCGGCGAGATCGTGCTCTTCGATCGTTCCTGGTACAACCGCTCGGGTGTCGAACGGGTGATGGGCTTCGCCTCGCCGGACCAGGTCGAGCAGTTCTTCCAGGACGTGCCCGAGTTCGAGCGGATGCTGGTGCGCTCCGGCATCCGGTTGATCAAATACTGGTTCTCCATCACCGACGAGGAGCAGCAACTGCGCTTCCTCATCCGCATCCACGACCCGCTCAAGCAATGGAAGCTGAGTCCCATGGACCTCCAGTCCCGCGTGCGCTGGGAAGACTATACCAAGGCGAAGGAGGAGACCTTCGCCCGCACCAACATCTCCGAGGCGCCCTGGTTCGTGGTCGAGGCCAACGACAAGAAGCGCGCGCGTCTGAACTGCATCCATCACCTACTGGAGCAACTCCCCTACGAAGAGGTGCCGCACGAGCCGGTCAGCCTGCCCGACCGCATCTTTAACCCGGACTACGAGCGCTCTGTCCTCCCCGACGAGGTCATGGTGCCGAAGTGCTATTGA
- a CDS encoding bifunctional enoyl-CoA hydratase/phosphate acetyltransferase: MAEFLENRIYDEIQIGQMAGLQRTLTRDDVALFSKVSGDLNPIHIDEEYARSQGAKGVVGHSLWATSLVSSLLANVLPGPGTVYRSQEATFHRQVALGDTLKARITVLEKRPEQQVLFACLVLNQHDQEVMTGQALVVAPTERLRIEAVDVGDVTVRRHDSFSVLLEQASRLEPVPTAVVHPVDRVSLEGAIEAAQSGFIRPILVGPEARIRTVAEEFAIDLGGVEILDVEHSHAAAARSVALIREGAAEILMKGSLHTDEVLSAVLDKVNGIRTARRISHIFVMDVPTYPKLLLISDAAVNIAPDLEAKVDICQNAIDLARTVGVDCPKVAILSAVETVRPKIQSTLDAAALCKMADRGQITGGILDGPLAMDNAINLEAARIKKIASEVAGVADVLIAPDLEAGNILSKQLIYLANAEAAGIVLGARVPIILTSRADSVRTRHASAATAVLHAHAVRQGLHKKSL; this comes from the coding sequence ATGGCCGAGTTCCTCGAAAACCGCATCTACGATGAGATCCAGATCGGTCAGATGGCGGGGTTGCAGCGCACGCTGACGCGCGACGACGTGGCCCTGTTCAGCAAGGTATCGGGCGATTTGAATCCCATCCACATCGATGAAGAGTACGCTCGCTCGCAAGGGGCGAAGGGCGTCGTCGGGCACAGCCTCTGGGCGACCAGTCTCGTCTCCAGTCTGCTTGCCAATGTGCTGCCGGGACCGGGGACGGTCTATCGCAGCCAGGAGGCGACCTTCCATCGTCAGGTCGCGCTGGGCGACACCCTCAAGGCGCGGATCACCGTGCTGGAGAAACGCCCGGAACAGCAGGTTCTCTTCGCCTGTCTGGTGCTCAATCAGCACGACCAGGAGGTGATGACCGGCCAGGCGCTGGTGGTCGCGCCGACTGAGCGGCTGCGCATCGAGGCGGTCGACGTGGGCGACGTCACGGTACGCCGGCACGACAGTTTTAGTGTGCTGCTGGAGCAGGCGTCACGCCTGGAGCCGGTGCCGACGGCAGTGGTGCATCCGGTCGACCGGGTCTCGTTGGAGGGGGCCATCGAGGCGGCGCAGAGCGGCTTCATACGGCCGATTCTGGTGGGACCGGAGGCGCGCATCCGGACGGTCGCGGAGGAATTCGCCATTGATCTCGGCGGCGTCGAGATCCTCGACGTGGAGCACAGCCATGCCGCCGCCGCGCGGTCGGTCGCGCTGATCCGCGAGGGCGCCGCCGAGATCCTCATGAAGGGCAGCCTGCATACCGACGAGGTGCTGAGCGCCGTGCTCGACAAGGTCAACGGCATCCGCACCGCGCGACGCATCAGCCATATCTTCGTGATGGACGTGCCGACCTATCCCAAGCTGCTGCTGATCTCGGACGCGGCGGTCAACATCGCGCCGGATCTGGAAGCCAAGGTCGACATCTGTCAGAACGCCATCGACCTGGCCCGCACCGTCGGCGTGGACTGCCCCAAGGTCGCCATCCTCTCGGCGGTCGAGACCGTGCGTCCCAAGATCCAGTCGACCCTGGACGCCGCCGCGCTCTGCAAGATGGCCGATCGCGGCCAGATCACTGGCGGCATTCTTGATGGTCCGCTGGCCATGGACAACGCCATCAACCTGGAGGCGGCGCGGATCAAGAAGATCGCCTCCGAGGTCGCGGGCGTCGCCGATGTGCTGATCGCGCCGGATCTCGAAGCCGGCAACATCCTCTCCAAACAGCTCATCTATCTCGCCAACGCCGAGGCCGCCGGGATCGTGCTCGGGGCGCGGGTGCCCATCATCCTCACCTCGCGCGCCGACAGCGTGCGCACGCGCCATGCCTCGGCCGCGACGGCGGTTCTCCACGCCCACGCGGTGCGCCAGGGGCTGCACAAGAAGAGCCTTTAG
- a CDS encoding acetate/propionate family kinase: MSELILTLNAGSSSIKFAVYNVDGESLVQTHKGQVEGIGSAPHFIARSVGGQLLAESYWEPASIGQGHARAFKQIWSWLDAIAAGGSLMAIGHRVAHGGETYAHPALIDATVITELTRLIPLVPLHQPSNLASIRAIAADHPALPQVACFDTSFHRGRARVTEQLALPRTLLDRGVKRYGFHGLSYEFIAQRLREIAPEIAAGRVVVAHLGSGCSMTALRDGHSVDTSMGFSALDGVPMGTRPGALDAGVLLYLLREDRMTVADLEDLLYKRSGLLGLSGVSNDLRALHASDDHAAVEAIDFFVYRVGQMLGALCASLGGIDALVFTAGVGENDTEIRARICRDAAWLGIEIDEAANLARQPRISPEHQSPSVWVIPTDEEAMIARHTLRIVRGR; encoded by the coding sequence ATGAGCGAGCTGATCCTCACCCTCAACGCCGGCTCCTCCAGCATCAAGTTCGCGGTCTATAATGTGGACGGCGAGTCGCTGGTCCAGACCCACAAGGGTCAGGTCGAGGGCATCGGCAGCGCGCCGCACTTCATCGCCCGCTCGGTCGGCGGGCAGCTCCTGGCCGAGAGCTACTGGGAGCCGGCGTCCATCGGGCAGGGCCACGCCCGCGCCTTCAAACAGATCTGGAGCTGGCTGGACGCCATCGCCGCGGGCGGGAGCCTCATGGCGATCGGTCATCGCGTCGCCCATGGCGGGGAAACCTACGCGCATCCAGCACTGATCGACGCGACCGTCATTACCGAACTGACCCGTCTCATCCCGCTGGTGCCGCTGCATCAGCCAAGCAATCTGGCCTCGATCCGCGCCATCGCGGCGGATCATCCCGCGCTGCCCCAGGTCGCCTGCTTCGATACCAGCTTTCATCGCGGGCGCGCCAGGGTCACCGAGCAACTGGCCCTGCCGCGCACGCTGCTGGACCGGGGCGTCAAGCGTTACGGCTTCCACGGGCTCTCCTACGAATTCATCGCGCAACGGCTCCGGGAGATCGCCCCCGAGATCGCTGCCGGGCGGGTGGTGGTCGCCCATCTCGGCAGCGGTTGCAGTATGACCGCGCTGCGTGACGGACACTCGGTCGATACCAGCATGGGTTTCTCCGCGCTCGACGGGGTTCCGATGGGGACACGGCCCGGCGCGCTGGACGCGGGCGTGCTGCTCTATCTGCTGCGCGAGGACCGGATGACGGTCGCGGACCTGGAGGATTTGCTCTACAAGCGCTCCGGGCTGCTTGGCCTCTCGGGCGTCAGTAATGACCTGCGCGCTTTGCATGCGAGCGACGATCACGCAGCGGTCGAGGCGATCGACTTCTTCGTCTATCGTGTCGGCCAGATGCTCGGCGCGCTCTGCGCCTCGCTCGGCGGAATCGACGCATTGGTCTTCACCGCTGGGGTCGGAGAGAACGACACCGAGATCCGTGCTCGGATCTGCCGTGACGCCGCCTGGCTCGGTATCGAGATCGACGAGGCCGCGAACCTCGCGCGCCAGCCGCGCATCAGCCCTGAGCATCAATCCCCATCGGTCTGGGTCATCCCGACCGACGAGGAGGCGATGATCGCCAGACATACGCTGCGGATCGTTCGTGGCCGCTGA
- the fabI gene encoding enoyl-ACP reductase FabI produces MLDASYFSLEGKKGLVIGIANEQSIAYGCARAFRTLGAELAITYLNEKARAFVEPAAQAVDAKLFLPCDVMAPGELEAVFEAVREQWGRLDFVVHSIAFAPREDLQGRLVDSSADGFGLAVNVSAHSFLRMARLAEPLMTEGGSLFAMTFHGSEKVLPTYNLMGPVKAALESAVRYTAAELGSKNIRAFAISPGPLHTRAASGLKDFDVLVDMARERSPLGRLAEIDDVGAVAAMLATRTGAMLTGQTIYVDGGFHITG; encoded by the coding sequence ATGCTTGATGCGAGCTATTTCAGCCTCGAAGGCAAGAAGGGACTGGTGATCGGGATCGCCAACGAGCAGTCGATCGCCTATGGCTGTGCCAGGGCGTTCCGCACCCTGGGGGCGGAGCTGGCGATCACCTACCTGAACGAGAAGGCGCGCGCCTTCGTGGAGCCGGCCGCACAAGCGGTCGACGCCAAGCTCTTCCTGCCCTGCGATGTCATGGCGCCGGGCGAATTGGAAGCCGTCTTCGAGGCGGTGCGCGAGCAATGGGGTCGGCTCGACTTCGTCGTCCACTCCATCGCCTTCGCCCCGCGCGAGGATCTGCAGGGGCGACTGGTTGACTCCTCGGCCGATGGCTTCGGCCTGGCGGTGAACGTATCGGCGCATTCCTTCCTGCGCATGGCGCGGCTCGCCGAACCCCTGATGACGGAGGGCGGCTCGCTCTTCGCCATGACCTTCCATGGATCGGAAAAGGTGCTGCCGACCTACAACCTCATGGGGCCGGTCAAGGCCGCGCTCGAATCCGCCGTGCGCTACACCGCCGCCGAGCTAGGTTCCAAGAACATCCGCGCCTTCGCCATCTCGCCAGGCCCGCTGCACACCCGCGCCGCCTCCGGGCTGAAGGACTTCGATGTCCTGGTCGACATGGCCCGCGAGCGCTCGCCGCTGGGCCGGTTGGCCGAGATCGACGACGTGGGCGCGGTCGCGGCCATGCTCGCGACCCGCACCGGGGCCATGCTGACCGGCCAGACCATCTACGTGGACGGCGGTTTCCACATCACGGGCTGA
- a CDS encoding DUF3141 domain-containing protein, with product MFSFPDVSQRPDFAETFGDFSRSMSQTGDAYSNYAKDLGTIAKAHGERANSTAQANLKHNQEAWQKVASALASPTLPQQWVEYLTDASQRSVLYADAMRQRGNYFIEHEEGSNKTVLSWDHETVVDGTKLARPVNYSLVRIVPPEGVTVREDGRPYIIIDPRAGHGSGIGGFKHESEVGAAIHQGHPVYFVTFTRLPQPDQTLADVTATEADFVREVRRRHPNSPKPIIIGNCQGGWAAMLLAATNPDITGPIVANGAPLSYWAGQKGNNPMRYMGGLVGGAMSVKLLSDLGNGQFDGSNLVSNFERLSPSNTWWSKYYDLWREIDTEVPRFVGFERWWSSFYYMTEQEIRWIVENLFVGNRLARGQANLDERTHVDLRNINSPIIIFASHGDNITPPQQALGWIADHYKDVEEIKARGQRILYTLHDKVGHLGIFVSSSIAKKEHQEIVSTLKAIEALSPGLYEMVITGATGEGVDKRFHVAFKERTIPEVTEACGGDDSDRPFAAVARFSELSTEIYDLTLGPWVRAMSNQTTAELLAATNSMRLQRALQSDRNPMMLPLETMAEQVRQNRQPADADNPFRQLEQFGANLVTQWWDGVRDLQNAMIETSFHLLWAAPPVEALGERMSRRISDAPQEDLRSLVQVQDALDRIDQGGFAEGVVRMLILLAHSRKEVRRSRLERSNRMLMSTEPFASMNPKHRTRLIHRESLIVGFEPEAAIAALPRLLQDPGERLRALDLCLGIAGPREEMSAETHAMMARLTQVLSEKPSSDLSETDSVLKVA from the coding sequence ATGTTCAGCTTTCCCGATGTTTCGCAGCGCCCCGATTTCGCGGAGACCTTCGGCGATTTCAGCCGATCCATGAGTCAAACCGGCGATGCCTATTCGAACTACGCCAAGGATTTGGGCACCATCGCCAAGGCCCATGGCGAACGGGCGAACAGCACCGCTCAGGCCAACCTGAAGCACAACCAGGAAGCCTGGCAAAAGGTCGCCTCGGCCCTGGCGTCCCCGACGCTGCCACAGCAGTGGGTCGAGTATCTGACCGATGCATCCCAGCGCTCCGTGCTCTACGCCGATGCCATGCGCCAGCGCGGAAATTACTTCATCGAGCATGAGGAAGGCTCGAACAAAACGGTCCTGAGCTGGGATCACGAGACCGTTGTCGATGGCACCAAACTGGCCCGCCCAGTCAATTACTCGCTGGTGCGGATCGTCCCGCCGGAGGGCGTCACGGTCCGCGAGGACGGTCGTCCCTACATCATCATCGACCCGCGCGCCGGTCACGGCTCTGGGATCGGCGGCTTCAAGCACGAGAGCGAGGTCGGCGCGGCGATTCATCAGGGCCACCCGGTCTATTTCGTGACCTTCACCCGGTTGCCCCAGCCGGACCAGACCCTGGCCGATGTGACCGCCACCGAGGCCGATTTTGTGCGCGAGGTACGTCGCCGTCATCCGAATTCGCCCAAGCCCATCATCATCGGCAACTGCCAGGGCGGCTGGGCCGCCATGCTGCTGGCCGCCACCAACCCGGATATCACCGGCCCCATCGTCGCCAACGGCGCGCCGCTCTCCTACTGGGCAGGGCAGAAGGGTAACAACCCCATGCGGTATATGGGTGGCCTGGTCGGCGGGGCGATGAGCGTCAAGCTCCTGAGCGACCTGGGCAACGGACAGTTCGACGGTTCCAATCTGGTCTCAAACTTCGAGCGTCTGAGCCCGAGCAACACCTGGTGGAGCAAGTACTACGACCTCTGGCGCGAGATCGATACCGAGGTTCCGCGCTTCGTCGGTTTCGAGCGCTGGTGGAGCAGCTTCTACTACATGACCGAGCAGGAGATCCGCTGGATCGTCGAGAATCTCTTCGTCGGCAACCGGCTGGCGCGCGGTCAGGCCAACCTGGACGAACGCACCCACGTCGACCTGCGCAATATCAACTCGCCGATCATCATCTTCGCCTCCCACGGGGACAACATTACCCCGCCGCAGCAGGCATTGGGCTGGATCGCCGATCATTACAAGGATGTCGAGGAGATCAAGGCGCGCGGTCAGCGCATCCTCTACACCCTGCATGACAAGGTCGGACATCTGGGGATCTTCGTCTCATCCTCGATCGCCAAGAAGGAGCATCAGGAGATCGTCTCCACCCTCAAGGCCATCGAGGCGCTGTCTCCCGGACTTTATGAAATGGTCATCACGGGCGCGACCGGCGAGGGCGTCGATAAGCGTTTCCACGTCGCCTTCAAGGAACGCACCATTCCCGAGGTGACGGAAGCTTGCGGCGGCGATGACTCGGATAGACCCTTCGCCGCCGTGGCGCGCTTCTCCGAACTATCCACCGAGATCTACGACCTGACCTTGGGTCCCTGGGTGCGGGCGATGAGCAACCAGACGACGGCGGAGCTGCTAGCGGCCACCAACTCCATGCGCCTTCAGCGCGCCCTGCAGAGCGACCGCAATCCCATGATGCTGCCGCTGGAGACGATGGCCGAACAGGTGCGGCAGAACCGCCAGCCGGCCGATGCGGACAACCCCTTCCGTCAGTTGGAGCAGTTCGGGGCGAATCTGGTCACGCAGTGGTGGGACGGCGTGCGCGATCTGCAGAACGCCATGATCGAGACCAGCTTCCATCTGCTCTGGGCCGCGCCGCCGGTCGAGGCGCTGGGCGAGCGGATGTCGCGACGCATCAGCGACGCCCCGCAGGAGGATCTGCGCTCGCTGGTCCAGGTCCAGGATGCCCTGGATCGCATCGACCAGGGTGGCTTCGCCGAGGGTGTCGTGCGCATGCTGATTCTGCTGGCCCACTCCCGCAAGGAGGTCCGCCGGTCGCGTCTGGAACGGTCCAACCGGATGCTCATGTCCACCGAGCCCTTCGCCAGCATGAATCCCAAGCACCGGACACGGCTGATCCACCGCGAGTCACTGATCGTGGGCTTCGAGCCGGAGGCCGCCATCGCCGCGCTGCCGCGCTTGCTGCAAGACCCGGGCGAGCGACTCCGGGCGCTCGATCTCTGTCTGGGGATCGCCGGCCCGCGCGAGGAGATGAGCGCCGAGACCCACGCCATGATGGCGCGTCTGACGCAGGTACTGAGCGAAAAACCAAGCTCGGACCTGAGCGAGACCGACAGCGTCCTTAAGGTCGCTTGA
- a CDS encoding alpha/beta hydrolase: MHPLPPNLPAPLSAFLTEVREIKRLRVAAGYRHTPTNAREALEFMTRRHLIQIPPIALIRDEIIPGADYDVPVRLYHPAPDEPLPVALFVHGGGHVSGSVSLYDPIARKLAAASRRLIVSIDYRLAPECPYPNALKDLIACVKGVFPLLDSLRDRLSFTPRLALVGDSGGGALCASAAHLTQFEPGVAIERQALIYPSLDYTLSKPSVTENGEGLLLERQRILWYFDSYFQRAENRREVSPLFMPLTPDYPPTLVATAEFCPLRDEGIAYVERLREYRIKVEHIHYPGLVHAFLNLEDLVPDTCAELYRRVGDFLAGPTTRDDDAKSVRS, translated from the coding sequence ATGCACCCCCTCCCGCCCAATCTCCCCGCCCCCCTGAGCGCCTTCCTGACCGAGGTGCGTGAGATCAAGCGGCTGCGGGTCGCGGCCGGCTATCGCCACACCCCGACCAATGCCCGCGAGGCATTGGAATTCATGACGCGGCGTCACCTGATCCAGATCCCACCCATCGCCCTGATCCGCGACGAGATCATCCCCGGTGCGGATTACGACGTGCCGGTGCGGCTCTACCATCCAGCGCCGGACGAGCCCCTGCCGGTCGCCCTGTTCGTTCACGGCGGCGGACACGTCTCCGGAAGCGTCAGCCTTTATGACCCTATTGCCCGCAAGCTGGCCGCAGCCAGCCGTCGACTGATCGTTTCGATCGACTACCGGCTGGCCCCCGAGTGCCCTTATCCGAACGCACTCAAGGATCTGATCGCCTGCGTGAAAGGCGTCTTCCCCCTGCTGGACTCGCTGCGAGACCGCCTGTCGTTCACGCCCCGCCTGGCCCTGGTCGGCGACAGCGGCGGCGGCGCACTCTGCGCCAGCGCGGCGCACCTGACCCAGTTCGAGCCCGGCGTTGCCATCGAGCGCCAGGCGCTCATCTATCCGAGCCTGGACTACACGCTCTCCAAGCCCTCGGTCACCGAGAACGGCGAGGGTCTGCTGTTGGAGCGCCAGCGCATCCTCTGGTACTTCGACAGCTACTTCCAGCGGGCGGAGAACCGCCGCGAGGTCTCGCCGCTCTTCATGCCCCTCACGCCCGATTACCCGCCAACCCTGGTTGCGACGGCGGAATTCTGTCCGCTAAGGGACGAGGGGATCGCCTACGTCGAACGTCTGCGGGAGTACCGGATTAAGGTCGAGCACATCCACTACCCTGGGCTGGTGCACGCCTTCCTCAACCTGGAAGACCTGGTTCCGGACACCTGCGCCGAACTCTATCGGCGCGTCGGCGACTTTCTGGCCGGACCGACCACGAGGGACGATGACGCAAAATCCGTCCGGTCATGA
- a CDS encoding cyclic nucleotide-binding domain-containing protein, producing MTESLIWSAFWMGILSAVSLPLGALTARFWTPGDRATAVLMAFGGGALLAALTIDLVGAALERGHFNTLAIGAVCGGLLFVALNLLVNDFGGFVRKTSTTFYHLRRQEHRQLKRVMGQVTRTELFQALEDADCKVLAASARSQDYPRGSVIFEAADPADAAYILVSGTVEIYDAADRSRLLARLGPNEIFGWYSTLTGAPTSDTAVATSDASVWVIPRESLDGLQRASNAYVQAVHRRLREPATLDYLVQRQGMTRAAAESWLDQAAQSLLRNGSIPKPGPASHRVATVRSELRDLRRFPLFQRLPDAELDLIADHLLRKVHAKGEHLFAQGQPASRFFIIEQGQVSLVDPAHAHLGSEPLGPGDALGGFSFLTGASHTKTAVTTEETIVWELRRRDLDEILRRLPGLIEAIRAFLAEGEAERYLTERVRLSAERATRWRQAARHALELRQPMPAVASLSLSHAQHGGAPLAIFLGITLDGIPESLVIGSSMLHAAISVSLIVGLFLSNYPEALSSSVGMRQQGMDFGRILGMWSGLMLITGIGAAAGSVFFAGADPHLFAFVEGLAAGAMLTMIAETMLPEAYLKGGNVIGLSTLAGFLIAIFSKTLEPADAAQHGRIAPPQEQEVPALRLQERRVEPARSGSSTRKVRPSMS from the coding sequence ATGACCGAGTCACTGATCTGGAGCGCCTTCTGGATGGGCATCCTGAGCGCCGTTTCACTTCCGTTGGGGGCCTTGACGGCGCGTTTCTGGACTCCGGGAGACCGTGCCACGGCCGTGCTCATGGCCTTCGGCGGCGGGGCGCTGCTCGCGGCGCTCACGATCGATCTGGTCGGCGCGGCGCTTGAGCGCGGGCACTTCAATACCCTCGCTATCGGGGCCGTGTGCGGCGGGTTGCTCTTCGTTGCCCTGAATTTGCTGGTGAACGACTTCGGCGGTTTCGTGCGCAAGACCTCCACCACCTTCTATCACCTGCGCCGTCAGGAGCACCGCCAGCTCAAGCGCGTCATGGGCCAGGTCACGCGGACCGAGCTTTTCCAGGCGCTCGAAGACGCCGATTGCAAGGTTCTGGCCGCCTCCGCTCGGTCCCAGGATTACCCGCGCGGCAGCGTCATCTTCGAGGCCGCTGATCCGGCGGACGCGGCCTACATCCTGGTGTCCGGGACGGTCGAGATCTACGACGCCGCCGATCGCTCGCGCCTGCTCGCCCGGCTGGGGCCGAACGAAATCTTCGGCTGGTACTCGACCCTCACCGGCGCTCCCACCAGCGACACCGCCGTCGCCACCAGCGACGCCAGTGTCTGGGTGATCCCAAGGGAGAGTCTGGATGGTCTGCAACGCGCGTCCAACGCCTATGTGCAGGCCGTGCACCGGCGGCTGCGCGAGCCCGCGACCCTGGACTATCTGGTTCAGCGCCAGGGCATGACGCGCGCGGCGGCCGAGTCCTGGTTGGATCAGGCCGCCCAGTCGCTGCTGCGCAATGGGAGCATCCCCAAGCCAGGCCCCGCCAGCCATCGGGTCGCGACGGTGCGCTCGGAATTGCGGGATCTGCGCCGCTTTCCCCTGTTCCAGCGTCTCCCGGACGCGGAGCTGGACCTGATCGCCGATCACCTGCTTCGCAAAGTACACGCCAAGGGCGAGCATCTCTTCGCGCAGGGTCAGCCCGCGTCCCGGTTCTTCATCATTGAGCAGGGGCAGGTGAGCCTGGTCGACCCCGCGCACGCCCATCTCGGCTCGGAGCCACTGGGACCGGGCGACGCCCTGGGCGGGTTCTCCTTCCTCACCGGCGCGTCGCACACCAAGACCGCGGTCACCACCGAGGAGACGATCGTCTGGGAACTGCGCCGTCGCGACCTGGACGAGATCCTGCGCCGCCTGCCAGGTCTGATCGAGGCGATCCGCGCCTTCCTTGCCGAGGGCGAGGCCGAGCGGTATTTAACCGAGCGGGTGCGACTCTCCGCCGAGCGCGCGACACGCTGGCGACAAGCCGCTCGCCACGCCCTGGAACTGCGTCAGCCGATGCCCGCGGTTGCCTCGCTGAGCCTGAGTCACGCCCAGCACGGCGGCGCCCCCCTGGCTATTTTTCTCGGTATCACCCTGGACGGCATCCCGGAATCGCTAGTCATCGGCTCCAGTATGTTGCACGCCGCGATCAGCGTCTCGCTGATCGTCGGTCTCTTTCTCTCCAACTACCCTGAAGCGCTCTCCAGCTCCGTCGGGATGCGACAGCAGGGGATGGATTTCGGTCGCATTCTCGGTATGTGGAGTGGGCTGATGCTCATCACCGGTATCGGCGCCGCCGCCGGCAGCGTCTTCTTCGCCGGGGCCGATCCCCATCTCTTCGCCTTCGTGGAGGGGCTCGCCGCTGGCGCCATGCTGACCATGATCGCCGAGACCATGCTTCCCGAGGCTTACCTCAAGGGCGGCAACGTCATTGGTCTATCGACCCTCGCGGGGTTCCTCATCGCCATCTTCTCCAAGACCCTGGAACCGGCGGACGCGGCGCAGCATGGCCGAATCGCGCCACCGCAGGAGCAGGAAGTCCCCGCTCTGCGCCTCCAGGAGCGGCGCGTCGAGCCGGCGCGCAGCGGCAGTTCGACGAGAAAGGTCCGGCCATCGATGTCGTGA
- a CDS encoding Uma2 family endonuclease, which yields MPATVTNLPISVEEYLDGEQRSDIRHEYIAGQVFAMAGASEAHNRIAGNLFFHLRAATRGTPCGVFISDMKARVAAHESFYYPDVLLSCAPDDADPFYKQAPCLIAEVLSPSTELTDRREKLIAYRALPSLRHYLLVAQDRRSVEHYARDADGGWRYRAYDVEGMIDLDCPPLRPTLTLADLYEDVVFD from the coding sequence ATGCCCGCAACCGTCACCAATCTGCCGATTTCGGTCGAAGAATATCTGGACGGCGAACAGCGGAGCGATATCCGTCATGAATACATCGCCGGTCAGGTATTCGCGATGGCCGGCGCGAGCGAGGCGCATAACCGCATCGCCGGCAATCTGTTTTTCCATCTGCGTGCTGCGACGCGAGGGACGCCCTGCGGCGTCTTCATCAGCGATATGAAGGCGCGGGTTGCCGCTCACGAGTCGTTTTATTATCCCGACGTGCTGCTCTCCTGCGCTCCCGACGATGCCGATCCGTTCTACAAGCAGGCACCCTGCCTGATCGCCGAGGTGTTATCGCCGTCGACCGAGCTGACCGACAGGCGCGAGAAACTCATCGCCTATCGCGCGCTGCCGTCGCTGCGTCATTATCTGCTGGTCGCTCAGGATCGACGCAGTGTCGAGCATTACGCGCGGGATGCGGATGGCGGCTGGCGATATCGTGCCTATGACGTGGAGGGAATGATCGATCTCGACTGTCCCCCCCTGCGCCCGACGCTGACGCTCGCCGATCTCTATGAGGATGTTGTCTTTGATTAG